A part of Acropora palmata chromosome 6, jaAcrPala1.3, whole genome shotgun sequence genomic DNA contains:
- the LOC141884825 gene encoding phospholipase D2-like: MLGAFYLAILAVGVAYITWHSVEKSQRYRHGSFAPVRNNCEAIWFVDGKDYMSAVADAIEAAEEEILITDWQINPEIFMKRPDSGVDSLEWRLDKILLRKANQGVQVCILLYWETKPFLDLGSDHAVKLLGEHRNIEIRRHPDALSGIQHPGTLFRWSHHEKMVIVDRSIAFVGGIDLCYGRWDTRYHELMDNFDIHPAVDQSHAFKSKLERSIERKYARWIGKDYRNTFHNKENQTTWDKPYEDYEGVERNEIPRMPWHDVSCAFKGEAVQDAFRHFIDRYKGLVPWWQAFWSSFQVNFHSLVQPLPNIFPSRKSKAEEIVFTSGEHHVNIQFLRSVDKWSAGQTPEASIYNAYLDAIKDAKHFIYIENQFFISSQEGFWRKVQNRIQSALVERIVRAHEAGEKFHVMVMTPLKPEFPGDWDSSNCNGDALRSVTFWNQATIYHGEDSLFKKLEKKNIPKDIAKNYFSVYSLRKYDLIEGNFVTEIVYVHSKIMIVDDRVAIIGSANINDRSMLGERDSEVAVIIEDLDMIDGKMNGVDFKVGTFAHSLRCDLFKEHLGLLDDTKNEFEIAIHDPLANSFIDGVSTRAEINTVTFLIVFGPGLFPQEGIEDFEALKRYKDIPLPRSDSSMARRLLEHIKGNLVNYPCTFLVKELRASTLDYGYMFVNLGQSSQRQPSEERTILV; this comes from the coding sequence ATGTTAGGCGCATTTTATCTCGCCATACTAGCTGTAGGGGTAGCCTACATTACTTGGCATTCAGTCGAAAAATCGCAACGCTATCGACATGGTTCATTCGCACCGGTTCGTAACAATTGCGAAGCCATTTGGTTTGTAGACGGTAAAGATTATATGTCTGCTGTGGCAGACGCTATTGAGGCTGCCGAGGAAGAAATTTTGATAACAGACTGGCAAATTAACCCTGAGATTTTCATGAAAAGGCCAGATTCAGGAGTGGATAGCTTGGAATGGCGTCTTGACAAGATACTTTTGAGAAAAGCCAATCAAGGTGTTCAAGTTTGTATCCTGTTATACTGGGAAACGAAGCCATTTTTGGATCTTGGAAGTGATCATGCTGTTAAGCTACTTGGAGAGCATAGAAATATCGAGATACGACGGCATCCTGATGCCCTCAGTGGAATACAACACCCAGGGACTTTATTTCGGTGGAGTCATCACGAGAAGATGGTTATTGTTGACCGTAGTATTGCATTTGTTGGCGGTATAGATCTTTGCTATGGGCGCTGGGACACTCGCTATCATGAATTGATGGATAATTTTGATATTCATCCTGCTGTAGATCAGAGCCATGCCTTTAAGTCCAAACTTGAGAGATCCATTGAACGAAAATATGCTCGATGGATTGGCAAAGATTACAGGAACACCTTTCACAACAAGGAAAACCAAACGACCTGGGACAAACCTTATGAGGACTACGAAGGTGTGGAGAGAAATGAGATCCCTCGAATGCCGTGGCATGATGTCAGCTGCGCTTTTAAAGGAGAAGCCGTACAAGATGCGTTCCGACATTTCATTGACAGATACAAGGGTCTTGTGCCTTGGTGGCAGGCATTTTGGAGCTCGTTTCaagtaaattttcattcactaGTTCAACCCTTGCCCAACATCTTCCCATCCCGCAAATCTAAAGCGGAAGAAATTGTCTTCACTTCCGGTGAGCACCATGTCAACATTCAATTTCTTCGATCGGTTGACAAATGGTCGGCTGGTCAAACACCCGAAGCCTCCATTTATAACGCTTATCTAGATGCGATAAAAGATGCCAAGCACTTCATTTATATCGAAAATCAGTTCTTTATTTCCTCGCAAGAAGGATTCTGGAGGAAAGTGCAAAATCGGATCCAGTCGGCACTGGTCGAGAGAATTGTCCGAGCACACGAGGCTGGCGAGAAATTTCACGTCATGGTTATGACCCCACTGAAGCCAGAATTTCCTGGGGACTGGGACTCCAGTAATTGTAACGGTGATGCTTTGCGGTCTGTAACTTTCTGGAACCAAGCCACCATCTACCATGGAGAGGATTCCTTATTTAAGAagcttgaaaagaaaaacatcccCAAAGACATTGCAAAGAACTATTTCTCTGTGTACAGTCTACGAAAATATGATCTAATCGAGGGGAATTTCGTGACAGAGATAGTTTATGTTCATAGCAAGATCATGATTGTCGATGACCGAGTGGCTATCATTGGATCTGCAAATATAAATGATCGGAGTATGCTGGGAGAGCGAGATTCAGAAGTTGCAGTTATTATTGAAGATTTAGATATGATAGATGGGAAGATGAATGGGGTGGATTTCAAGGTGGGTACATTTGCCCACAGCTTGAGGTGTGACTTGTTCAAGGAACATTTAGGACTATTAGATGACACCAAGAATGAATTTGAAATAGCTATACACGATCCATTGGCCAACAGCTTTATTGACGGAGTTAGTACACGCGCAGAGATCAATACAGTAACGTTTCTAATTGTATTTGGTCCGGGCCTTTTTCCACAAGAAGGTATCGAGGATTTCGAAGCATTAAAACGTTACAAGGATATTCCTTTGCCTCGTTCAGATTCGTCCATGGCAAGAAGATTATTGGAACATATAAAAGGAAATCTTGTGAATTACCCTTGTACGTTCTTGGTAAAGGAACTGAGGGCGTCTACCTTAGATTATGGTTACATGTTTGTCAACCTAGGACAGTCCTCCCAAAGACAGCCTTCCGAGGAACGAACGATTCTCGTGTGA